The Canis aureus isolate CA01 chromosome 15, VMU_Caureus_v.1.0, whole genome shotgun sequence genome includes the window tcctgcagggcttccccgggacacctgcatgtgacggagccctgtcttctgacgcctgtgcccgcctgtccctccccagggccatctcctgcatgatggaaatatggctggattattatCGGGACGACTTTTGTCAGCTCCCAGCATTTCCCTCCCTTAGGAAACTTCTACAATTCCTAAGTCAGCACATGCCAGGCTCAGACGTGGAAGTCCGGGCCCGGCGTTACCTCAGGCAATTCAGACGCCTCCATGCAGCGGAgcgagaggctgggggtgaggaggcctgggggtggccgAGCTGGGGACAGGTGGGGCCCCCAGATCCAGCCTCCGTGCAGCTGggccaggagcaggggtgggCTCACACCCTACCCcatgggctgcagcctggggacacctcccagggctcttgccctCACACACCGGGAGTggtgggaagagtggccttgaCTTGGGAGGGTCGTGGACAGTCCGTCCTGgtggtgatactttgtcttcttggatctACAGCTTCGGCCCGAGGAAAACACCGTGAACCTGCTCTGGAGCGCGCCCCAGCTCGGAccgtggggcctgctgccccgTCGGGGCCTGAAGGGATCGAGGCCATCCTGgatgctggggctgagggctcggCCCGCACTGAGGCGCCTGCTGGGGAGGcgaagcccctgcagatagtggtcactgctctaGTTCATTGCTCTGCCCTGCAGAAGCCCCCTGGAGGCAgagccctggaggaggaggaggcgccAACCCCTGCTCTCGAGGTCATGGATGTGCCCGAGCCACCTCCTAACTTGATGGAGCAACCAGCCTCAGTGCCGGAGAAACCCGTTGAACCACCCAAAGAGTCCGCCCCAGCTCCAACCGTGGAGCCTGGGGAAGGTTCAGGGTCTGAGGGGATAGTGGCTGCTGGAGATGAGGACTTGGTCAAGGCAGAGATGCTGGCTCCTGAGGTGAAGGTGGTGCACGTGTTGGTCGAACCTATGGTTCCCTGCTCCGATGAggaggagccccctgcacccGTGGCCACCCCGGAGGAGTAGGCCCAGGTGCCTGCAATCGGGGTCCCTAGAGGGCCAGACCTGCCACCTGCCTCCGGAACAACCAGCTTGGACCCGTTAGCAGCCCCCTGACCACCTCTGGAGCCCGCCCCGGCTCCCACCACGGGGTCGTGATGGCTGCAGCCCAACAGAGGCTTGGCCCTCCCCCGttatttcactgtttctatattttgagtttttctttaacctgTATAATAGCTTATAGAGTTTTATTGCAATAAAAGATAAGTTAACCTCACAAAAAAttgactctgatgcttttaaattacacatcttggtactttaggtccattcacagtttcgcaggcccggagcccagggcaccgggggacaGAGCCGAGGATCCGGGgttcccccgggacaggcagaggccgggaggacacaggacagccaggTCACTCCTGCAGCCAGTCCCAGAGTTGTGCAGATCGTGCCCCTACCCCGGAGCACCCAGACCCCTGCGCACTGGGAGttgcagtagttactgtgggagctgactccagggctggacagctggccgccgccactgtggttgtccctcctggtgtcaccctgtacctgggcctgagcaggggcctcacaggataaagaaTCCCACTGAACTGTAGACCTGGTagagggctgggcagctcccccaggtgcacacacctgagaatcagcacagcaggcccctcccccagaagaccagttagAAGGTCAGTTGGAAatgcaagttattgaccaagcaccattggaaagttccaggggaagtcgagggatttacagtatatagaatcagaggatactccctttgttctttctttcctgtttgtttctgttgtttccccacccccttttttattcttttttactttgttctttctgtttttctcctttttccagtacaacatgttgttggccactctgcactgagcaaactgactagaaggaaaaactcacctcaaaacaaagaatcagaaacagtcctctctcccacagagttacaaaatttcgaatacaattcaatgtcagaaagccaattcacaAGCACAAtcataaagctactggtggctctagaaaaaagcataaaggattcaagagacttcatgactacagatttagatctaatcaggccgaaattaaaaatcaattaaatgagatgcaatccaaactagaggtcttgacgacgagggttaacgaggtagaagaatgagtgagtgacatagaagacaagtggatggcaaggatggaaactgaggaaaaaagagaaagacaattaaaagaccatgaggataggttaagggaaataaatgacatctcagaaggaaaaatctacgtttaattgagGTTCCCGAgagcgccaaaagggacagaggaccagaaagtgtatttgaacaaatcatagctgagaacttccctaacttgggaagagaaacaggcattcagatccaggagatagagagatttccccctaaaatccataaaaattgtcaatacctcgacatttaatagtgaagcttgcaaattccaaactaaagagaagatccttaaagcagcaagagagaagaaatccctgacttttatggggagaagcattaggacaacagcagacctctccacagagacctggcaggcgagAAAGCGCCAGCAGGAtgtagtcagggtcctaaatgagaagaacctgcacccaagaatactttatccagcaaggctctcattcagaatagaaggagagatgaagagcttccaagataggcagaaactgaaagaatatgtgaccaccaagccagctctgccagaaatattaagggggaccctgtaaaagaaggaggaagtccaagggaataatccacaaaaacagggactgaataggtatcatgatgacactaaatccatatctttcaatagttactctgaacgtgaaaggcttaatgaccccatcagaaggcgcagggtttcagactggataaaaaagcaagacccatctatttactgtctccaagagactcattttagacataaggacacctacagcctgaaaataaaaggttggagaaccatggacctttcaaatggtcctcaaaagaaagcaggggtagccatccttatatcagagaaattaaagtgtGTCCCAAAGACtgaagtaagagatgaagagggacactatatcatacttaaaggatctatccaacaagaggacctaacaatcatgaatatttatgccccgaatgcgggagccaccaagtatatcaatcaattaataaccaaagttaagacatacttagataataatacacttatacttggtgacttcaatctagctctttctatactcgataggtcttctaagcaaaacatctccaaagaaacaagagctttaaatgatacactggaccagatggatttcacagatatctacagaactttacatccaaacgcaactgaatacacattcttctcaagtgcacatggagctttctccagaatagaccacatactgggtcacacatCAGGTCTTAACCTataccaaagattgggatcgtcccctgcatagtttcagaccataatgctttgaaactagaactatatcgcaagaagtttgaaaggatttcaaacacgtcgGGGTTAAGGACCATGctgtaaaagatgaaagggtcaacctgATAatcagggaagaattaaaaagattcatggaaactaatgagaatgaaaatgcaaccgttcaaaatctttgggatgcagcaaaagcagtcctgagggggaaatacattgcaacaCAAGCATCCGTCCAAAAACTGGAGAGAACCCAAATACGAAAGCAAACCTCGCACCCAAAGGAGCTGGagacaaaacagcaaatagaacctacacccagcagaagaagagagttaataaggattcgagcagaactcaacgaaatggagaccagaagaactgtggaacagatccacaaaaccaggagttggttctttgaaagaattaacaagatagataaagcattagcaagccttattaaaaagaagacagaaaagactcaaattaataaatcatgaatgagaaaggagagatcagcaccaacaccaaggaaatgcaaaagatttataaaacttaggatgagcagctatatgccaataaattaggcaatctagaagaaatggacagatttctggaaagccagaaactaccaaaactggaacaggaagaaacagaaaatctgaacaggccgataaccagggaggaaattgaagcagtcatcaaaaacctcccaagacacaagagtccagggccagatggcttcccaggggaattctatcaaacgattaaagaagaaaccttacctattctactaaagctgttctgaaagatagaaagagatggagtacttccaaactcgttctatgaggccagcatcaccttaatcccaaaccagacaaagaccccaccaaaaaggagaattagagaccaatatccctgaggaacacagatgcaaacattctcaacgagataccagccaataggatccaacagtacattaagaagattattgaccatgaccaagtgggatttatccccgggatgcaaggctggttcaacactcgtaaagcaatcagtgtgattgatcagatcatcaagagaaaaaacaagaaccttatgattctaatatatacatatatatacacatatatgtatgtatatatatacacacactatgtatctatttctatatatctatatatatatcttttatttaagatttttatttatttattcatgagagacacagagagagagcgagaggcagagacacaggcagagggagaagcaggctccatgcagggagcctgacatgggactccatcccgggactccaggatcacgtcctggaccaaaggcaggtgctaaaccaccaagccacccagggatccccatatctttatttttaaatattttatgtatttattcatgagagacacagagagacaggcagagacctaggcagagagagaagcagctccatgcagggagcccgatgtgggacttgatcccaggactccaggaccatgccctgggccaaaggcaggcgctaaaccgctgagccatccagggatcccccacatcttctttctcccttatcagttgatggacacttggactgcttccataatttggctgttgtagataatgctgctataaacatcagggtgcatgcgTATTTTGgaactagtatttttgtatcatttaataCCTAATAGTGCCATTGCTAGTTCATAgtcattctgtttttaagttttcgAGGACACTTCCATAATATATCCATTTTTGAAGCTattacaattaattaaaaatttttaagaaccaattttaaaaaataattatactgactGGACAGTGTTATAGTAAAGTACTGAAAGTTGAGTCATCTTAATgcctcagaaatatttatttataatcatgtATATACAAAGACACATAATTGCAAATGCATCCTTTCTATTGCTCATTGCATTCCCCACTGGtgactacataaaatatttaataattaatatttaattaatttcatttaatttacacaaaccataatatacaaaaaaactggTAGTGGTGTTATATTATATAAGTTTGTATTGTTGTCTTCCATATAAGATGAGAGGACAAATAAAGTCTACAGTTAACAATGTACAAGTGTACAGTGAACTTTGAGTGCTCATCAATATGTATCCAGAATaaattcagagaatgaagaaaaattaaccaataaaattaattccaacttattgttacaataatttaattataagttttaGGTGATAAAAGTGATTTATACATATCATAAAAAACctagaaaatcttgaaaaaataaagagaatagtaACAGTCACCTCAAAATGCTATCTTTCATCTCTCTGCAATATACatattctgtttcagtttttaacCCCTTATTTCATTTACATCAACTTTGGAGTATTTTCATGTTAATGAATTTCACTAATAAAAGATTTTCAGGAACTCCTTTTAATCTCTAATGGTGTtattttatcctgtatttttatttttgtttatttaagtttttattttaattcttgttagTTAAGGCATAGTGTAATGTTgttttcaagagtagaatttaatgctttatcacacatataacacataattatttttaaatgcctttgttttaaatatgtaattccaGCTGTTATCTTACTGatctaaataatactaaatatacatTCTGAATATCTTTAATGATTTCTTTAGGATAGATTTCTAAATGTAAAGTCACCAGTTcaaatggtttctcatttttcatttaactcttgCTGCACTGTGCCAAGTATCTCTGAAGAAGCACTGTGACAACACCATCTCTAGCACTGTATCCAGGtgtctttttcacaaaatattctgtggagttcttttttggatttatatgccaatttaaatatctttaagtttctaaaaaaaatagtgagaaagtagaactaataaatgaattgattGAATAGTGTGGGATATGCAGTACAGTGCAGTGCAATCCTTTATGAAAGGAGACTGGTGATTTCTACTAATATTCCATCCAAAGAGGGATAGTGTTGCATCCCCTACACAGAAACAATATAGAATCTAGAATATGAAGTGAAAGATGCCACCCTTCCTGTAGAAGAAATATGATTGATACGAGCCTAATGGTAACTGGAGGTTGAAACAATTGTCTTGCCAGCCGCAGGTCTGCAAAGAGGATTCTACTACTGTGCAGTCAAACAAAGCGTATTACCAAGTATCATCATCAGCTATGGTTATTGACATCCATCAGATGGGAACTGACCTTGccctataaatgaaaaataatggcaaaaaagagaatagtacacattcattcacttagaaaaattttgctaaagctttttaaaatagagatagtaggggcacctggatggctcagttagtttagcgttctactcttgattttggctcagatcatgatctcagggtcatgagatggagtcccacatcacactgggtgtggatcctgcttacaattctctctctctctctctctctccctctgcctctcccccacaaCTCCTGtggttgctctctctctctctctctccctccctctctctctaaaaataaataaataaaatagaatagaatagaaataataaaaataatgtaaacttttcccagaaattcagaaaacataattatttaaaacatcttataataataataaccgaaaataaaataatggataaaattaaaaagtagagtaaATCCATTGTTAAGTGTACTTATTTAAAATgtctctaaatataaaatattaataaaataaaattattaatttctaaattaaatctTATTCCACCAAATCTCATCAATCTTAATCCaccaaaaaggaaggagaacagaAATTTGAATGAAGCCTTATTATAATGAGAAAGGATGTAGATCTATAAACCTACATATGTAggagattatgaaaatataagaatagaacTTTGTTAATTATTCTGACcatttagaaaaagcaaatatttctagaaaacttACAATTTATAAATTCACATTCCTTGTAGTTGAAAAACTCTGAATAGACCaaaacattaatataatactTAGTTTACAGCTCTAAAAGTCATCTTTGGACTTGTGGACTTAATAAAAGTTTGAGATGAAATCCTAGTTCTACGTCCTGCTCTTTGTAAAACTCTGATGAGGTAccttttcctcaatttcctcatctataaaatgggcaccaTGATACCTATTTTATAGGATTGTCCTGAGGAACAACTGCATTGAGTATCTAGGAAGCGGCACTGTTCTGTACGGTGTGGTACATATAGGAGTCTATTTCACGGTATGGTTAGATGCTTTGGTAATGGatacaatgaaaattgaaaatgtgttgGGTATCTTGTCAAGTAATTATCAGCAATTTCtgatcttccttggagaaatgtctatttatatatcctttgcccattttttttaaattgagctttTTGTACTTATATTATTGACTTATcagtgtttttcatatattctggaaATAAGTTTCTCATTAGGTATatgatttataaacattttatcccattatatggattgcttttttattttcattattatgtccTTTGAAGAACAAGAGCATTTAACACTGAAGTCCAGTGCTTTTTGTGCCATATTGAAGTATTCTATGCTAAACTCAAGGTCAAAAGATTAtctgcatgttttcttctaagaggttTTAGTTTATGTCCTGTATTtagatttaatccattttgagttagtttttgtatttggtgtAAGGTGAAGAtgcagtaaaccgctgagccacccagggtgccctctctttcttagtaaacagaaatttcaccacaTTACAAACAGAGTATTCACAATCACTTGTAAATTTTAATTAGCTTAGTCTAGACCCCCCaagtgactcaggggttgagcatccaccttcggcccagggcctgatcctggggccctgggatcgagtcccacgtcggcctccctgcatggagcctgcttctccctcggcctatgtctctgcctctctcactctctgtcactctcatgaataaagaaataaaaatcttaaatcaaaacaacacaaaataatccGCTTAGGCCTTTGCTGGAAGGTGCTGCTTGTTGCTCGACTTGTGTTCCGTGGAGTCCGTGAGGCACGATCATCCTGACATTCGAGGCTTGCCGCTTTGTGTCACCGATGTGCTCCTGCCTCTTTatccctctttctgctttttggtttgatgaattattttttcatgattctattttaattgctccattttctccattcaagattcagctttctttctttttttatttaatgatcttcAATGATGTCGCTTCTCCTCTGCCAACTTCCTGGTTCTGCacatgtgtctgcgtgtgtgtccGTGTCTCTGTTTCTTGGTCAGTGTGCGTGCACACACCACATGATTTCAGTTCAGTCGGGGTCAGGCTGGAGAGTCAGGGCCTCCTGTCTACGTTCAGTTCTGCGACTGACGGCAGGTTTCCTAGGGCCCAGGTCAGGGCGACCCACTGGGGGCACCGCCGTCCACAGCTCACCCAGGGGAAACGAGGGAAGGGCCCGGAACGCACGACAGGCAGGGGTTCAGGATGAGGACGGCCTCACCCCTTCTAGGCCAAGACCCCGACACCTTctgtagggtttgccttggattcaggagcctaggatcgtggggagctattgcccatccctgccccggggggactgtcatcttctgggcctccagaatgagggtaccggtgcccatgtgtgtgtgtgtgtgtgtgtgtgtgtgtgtgtgttaggaaaataatccctttacttaaaataccaaaaattccAACTACTGTAAGATACCACATGTAAAAAACAAGACATAGTCTTGAGATGTAAAGGACACTGTCCCTAGAAAgtgcctctctttttctattattctttttttttaatttggctaatGGTGTCTACTGACACATATTTGGAATGTAATCTATTTATCAGCCAGCTGTTCTGGCCCAATGtggatttaggattttaaaacatgtgtGGCTTTAGAGCTGTATAATAaagtataatcttaaaataaaagtatctttttgAAAGACTCTTATCATCGACATCACTGGTGACAGCAATAAATAGCAGACATTGTAATAGGTagttttttgcagtattttacaGGTAAACAGCCCTGCCATATAGGTAACATTAGTGTGTTAGTCCTGTGCACACAGGACCTCGTGGGCCTGgacgcatgtacacaccaaggaagaacgtgtgggtggaggtatgtcctgcaggtgacacccgcctccaaggTCATAGATATGAGGCCTCAGTGGCCTGGGACGTCTGGGGGAAGCACCCGCTAGGACACTCCCTGTCCCACAGGCAAGATGCAGACCATCCCCGACGGGCACAACGGCTTCTCCAGGGTCAAACCGGGGAAGACTGGACAGTCGTGTCTGAACCCAGGCGTGtgtccaggctggggccctgggtgcacacagtccttccctggggcctgtggacaggggtgtggttgtgtccctgtgtgcacaggccattgcctgcagggaggggggcgTCGGCAGCACGAGcgctgcccctgcagcttcctccaggagtgggtcagggagggggtctcaggcagtgaggtcacttccgtgtcacagagcccaacagaactcgGAACCCCCGTAACCAGGTACCcgcatccagtgcagccccagctcaggctcacttggctggagacatctgctactggaggatgttctcttgctgccttctcacctctgggggctctggctcccaggaaccccaggggtgcggCTTGTTCCTATGCTGTAGGCAGTGGCTCCAGAATAAATACCAACCCATCAGGGCGGTGATCaggaggcgccgtcaggtaacacagcacaggccaggccaggcccccggtgccaccatcctgggagccccatcccctcctcctcagttTCAGGGAACCAAGGATGTGTGAGCAGGTCCCATACAGGCTGGGGGACCCTGCAGGGCAGCAGGttccccggggatcccttcagggtcaccctcaTGTCATGGTGGGCAGGGGGCaaacagggttcctgaggtcctctacccGCCCCAGAGTCACCCCGAGGCCCTGCAACTGCATCCCTTTGCTGTCCCCGGGGGCGGTGGGTGCGGCCTGCACTgtgggtgtctgggtggaggcagctgggggtgaggcccagccgagggggccagaccgggtgctgaggcctcctgcctggctgccgggcactgtctccacagagctccacccgggTCGTGGGGTGCAAGCAGGACGAAGGGGTCGTCTGCCCCaccgcctccaggagcagggaggtgccctgcACAGCTAACGgaggccagcgcgggctcagggtgagtgcaggggctgggccccccgacacccgGGCCCCGATGCGGCAGGAAGggccccgggtcccagaagccagcctgctaccccctcggccccccgacactcctgctcccacatgagtctggatccccccctccccacacctgcccccatggccctgcccctgcctgggccagatgcagagtccctgcgcacagaagtgtgggaacatcagaatagagccctcaggggaggcctggtcccccgggggttagcgcctgccttcccccaggcctgatctccgaggcccgggatcgagccccgcctgggccccctgcacgggctgcttctccctccgtctgtgtggctgcctctctcggtctctctctctgtgtctcttgaggtccttgtactgatccaaatattttgaacatttatcctctgagattgtttctctattgcatagttggtcctgtttgtgtaagagacaggcagggagcttgagcgggagagggagccccagctcctcaagcccacggggccccagcgcagggcctgccggggcgggatcccaggcctcCCGGCGGCTCCCTGCAGCTGCaggtcccctctgtcccacctcagggtgctGGGGCCGCGGCCTGGAGGGGGCATCGGATCGTCCCGATGAATTCCAGCtggacggagctgctggagctCGAAGTCCGACAACTACTGCCCGCCTTGCAGCGCAGGGACATCATCTACATCTTCAGCTTTTTAGAGGATTATCGTACATTCGCcaccacggacgaggtgctggacctgctgttcaccgagtgagcacctgcccctccgcagcccagggctgggccacctgctgctggggaggctggggatggtgtgagcttcccggcctcgggctgctcccccgcctggagcagggtcccccagggcctagcggggtcctggagggcagccccggggcccggcctgtggcgggtcggccagaggggctgtgcctgtgctcagcagccgtcctcctccccgtgaccaggcctgtgcctcctccccgcccccaccccccccccccccccccccgtcaccagggtcctgagcggcctgtttccccattgaaagggaggtttgagagtccatcgggggtctgtgtcctggggcagccagacCAGGGCACCCCGGGGTGCCTCAGGCCCACTAGGATATTGGCCATGGGCCTGGCCGGAGCCCTTTCATGCACAAGGCTTCAGGAACCCCCAGCAGGTGCAGGCGCATCCGGGAGCTGCCTGTGGCCCCACAAACAGAGCTGACGGCCCCCAGGGCTCCGGC containing:
- the LOC144284139 gene encoding uncharacterized protein LOC144284139, producing MRQEGPRFPEGAGAAAGQGHRIVLTKLTRTELLEHKVQQLLLALQRRDVIYVHSFLEDYHQFATTDEVLDLLFTEYGYIVAACGDNDSVLQCWKLKLLQFLSQHMPGSDVEVRARRYLRQFRRLHAAEREAGASARGKHREPALERAPARTVGPAAPSGPEGIEAILDAGAEGSARTEAPAGEAKPLQIVVTALVHCSALQKPPGGRALEEEEAPTPALEVMDVPEPPPNLMEQPASVPEKPVEPPKESAPAPTVEPGEGSGSEGIVAAGDEDLVKAEMLAPEVKVVHVLVEPMVPCSDEEEPPAPVATPEE